The following coding sequences lie in one Maribacter forsetii DSM 18668 genomic window:
- a CDS encoding carboxypeptidase-like regulatory domain-containing protein, protein MKKILFLFGLIAFVFNVQAQSKTIKGKVTQMDSPLANVQISIIDSEIATRTDSNGFYQITTEPRDVLLYKYSGLNDVQIMVEDVTRTLNIEMSQKIEKLNEVTVKGSNRKSQNELQQEYSYNPNLIKTAYGILDSETAPGKIRFLQENQINDVGICILDLMKNEFPGVNVVGDCVYGGLIYIRGLNSVSQAPPAVYDVDGQVLTQTPTWIAPAAIQRLAVLNNLAMTTRYGSIGAGGVIVINTKASAYSRTVDGKPIDYAKVKNNKYDNSALNSVDFKEDKPSYMNVLLNANTEEEAKMIYANQIKKYSSSYYYVLDAYDYFSNRWKNQEFAEMILQENDRVLSGNPLALKSLAYIYQAEGKFKEANKLYEAVYTLRADYAQSYLDLANSYRELGMNQKAAAMYLRYDYLLEEELLEKEEEVKTIMDRDLNNLISLKGADLVSTDKVNEIKLDDDFKGTRLVFEWSDSEAEFELQFVNPEKRYYKSEHSLVADAERIQIEKRSGFSSEEYLIDDTLRGNWLVNATYLGNKSLTPTYLKATVYYNYGSASQRKETKVFKLGLRNVNQQLFSVSNAVSIVAN, encoded by the coding sequence ATGAAAAAAATTCTATTTCTCTTTGGGCTAATAGCTTTTGTTTTCAATGTGCAAGCACAAAGCAAAACAATTAAGGGTAAGGTTACCCAAATGGATTCTCCTTTGGCAAATGTTCAGATTTCTATTATAGATTCTGAAATAGCAACTAGAACAGACTCAAACGGATTTTACCAAATAACGACTGAACCTAGAGATGTATTGTTATACAAATACTCAGGTCTCAATGATGTGCAGATTATGGTAGAAGATGTTACTCGTACCTTGAATATAGAAATGAGTCAAAAAATAGAGAAGTTGAATGAAGTTACCGTAAAAGGGAGTAATAGAAAATCACAGAATGAGCTACAACAAGAGTATAGTTATAACCCAAATCTTATAAAAACGGCATATGGTATTCTAGATAGCGAGACTGCACCAGGCAAAATTAGGTTTTTACAAGAAAATCAAATCAATGATGTTGGTATTTGTATTCTTGATTTAATGAAAAATGAGTTCCCAGGAGTTAATGTCGTTGGCGATTGTGTATATGGAGGTCTTATTTATATCAGAGGTTTAAATTCTGTAAGTCAAGCGCCTCCTGCGGTTTATGATGTTGACGGACAGGTATTGACTCAAACTCCTACTTGGATAGCACCCGCCGCTATTCAACGATTGGCTGTTTTAAATAATCTAGCTATGACTACAAGATATGGGTCTATAGGAGCTGGTGGCGTTATTGTGATTAATACTAAAGCTAGTGCATATTCTAGAACGGTAGATGGTAAACCTATTGATTATGCAAAAGTTAAAAATAATAAATATGATAATTCAGCATTAAACTCGGTTGATTTTAAGGAAGATAAACCTTCGTATATGAATGTACTTTTAAATGCGAATACCGAAGAAGAGGCAAAGATGATTTACGCAAATCAAATCAAAAAATACAGTAGTTCTTATTACTATGTTTTAGATGCTTATGATTACTTTTCTAATAGATGGAAAAATCAAGAATTTGCAGAAATGATTCTTCAAGAGAATGATAGAGTTCTAAGTGGAAACCCTTTAGCATTGAAATCTTTGGCATACATATATCAAGCAGAAGGAAAGTTTAAGGAGGCAAATAAATTATATGAAGCTGTATATACACTTAGAGCGGATTATGCCCAATCTTATTTAGATTTAGCCAATAGTTATAGGGAGCTTGGTATGAATCAAAAAGCGGCAGCTATGTATTTACGATACGATTATTTATTAGAAGAAGAATTATTGGAAAAGGAAGAGGAAGTAAAAACTATTATGGATCGCGATTTAAATAATTTGATTTCTTTAAAAGGTGCCGATTTGGTTTCAACTGATAAGGTGAATGAAATTAAACTAGATGATGATTTTAAGGGGACTCGTTTGGTTTTTGAATGGAGCGATAGTGAGGCTGAATTTGAATTGCAATTTGTAAATCCTGAAAAAAGATATTACAAAAGTGAACATTCTCTAGTAGCAGATGCTGAACGTATTCAAATTGAAAAGCGCTCAGGTTTCTCTAGTGAAGAATATTTAATAGATGATACCCTTCGTGGTAATTGGTTGGTTAATGCTACGTATTTAGGTAATAAAAGCTTGACTCCAACCTATTTGAAAGCCACTGTGTATTATAACTACGGTAGTGCATCGCAACGAAAAGAAACGAAGGTTTTTAAACTCGGTCTTCGTAATGTAAATCAGCAATTATTTTCAGTTTCTAATGCTGTTAGTATTGTTGCTAATTAA